The Ensifer adhaerens genome contains a region encoding:
- a CDS encoding carboxymuconolactone decarboxylase family protein, whose protein sequence is MDEELRARGETIRRQVLGDDYVDRAVGNSDAFSRPFQDLLNEYCWGTAWTDEALDLKSRSLLNLGMLAALNRMHEFGIHFRGAIRNGLTDDELRAALVQIAIYCGIPAGVEAFRVARSVRDEMAEKGER, encoded by the coding sequence ATGGATGAGGAACTGCGGGCAAGGGGAGAAACTATCAGGCGCCAGGTGCTCGGCGACGACTATGTCGATCGCGCAGTCGGCAACAGCGATGCCTTCTCGCGTCCCTTCCAGGATCTGTTGAACGAGTATTGCTGGGGGACCGCCTGGACGGACGAGGCCCTCGATCTGAAGAGCCGCAGCCTGCTGAACCTCGGAATGCTTGCAGCGCTCAACCGCATGCACGAATTCGGCATCCATTTCCGCGGGGCGATCCGCAACGGTTTGACGGATGACGAGCTTCGCGCAGCACTCGTCCAGATCGCGATCTATTGCGGCATTCCCGCGGGCGTCGAAGCCTTCCGTGTGGCGCGTAGCGTCCGCGACGAGATGGCTGAGAAAGGAGAGCGCTGA
- a CDS encoding transporter substrate-binding domain-containing protein, producing the protein MNTFAKLTAAASLALSLATLPAHAGAVLDHVLDAKTLKVATDANWAPQSFMNEKNEMDGFDVDVAKELAKRLGVGVEFVTPGWDIITAGNWQGRWDMHVGSMTPTKERAKVFDFPAVYYYTPAAVAVHKDSPVVGLIDLDGKVVGATATSTFEAYAKQDLTLDAAGAPAFEYTFKPKEVKSYANSTTAFDDLRLGDGVRLDAVVSSQPSIRDAIKAGYPIKQVGEPVFYEPLAVAIEHGDQELSDKIAEAIKAMQSDGTLSKLSEKWYGVDYTIVK; encoded by the coding sequence ATGAACACATTCGCAAAACTCACCGCGGCGGCATCGCTTGCCCTGTCGCTCGCGACCCTTCCCGCTCACGCCGGTGCCGTGCTCGACCACGTGCTCGATGCAAAGACGCTGAAGGTAGCGACCGACGCCAATTGGGCGCCGCAATCCTTCATGAACGAGAAGAACGAGATGGACGGCTTTGATGTCGACGTCGCCAAGGAACTCGCCAAGCGATTGGGTGTCGGCGTCGAGTTTGTCACTCCGGGTTGGGACATCATCACCGCCGGCAACTGGCAGGGTCGCTGGGACATGCATGTCGGCTCGATGACGCCGACCAAGGAGCGCGCCAAGGTCTTCGATTTCCCGGCCGTCTACTACTACACGCCGGCCGCCGTGGCCGTGCACAAGGATAGCCCTGTCGTCGGCCTGATCGATCTGGACGGCAAGGTTGTCGGTGCGACGGCGACGTCCACCTTCGAAGCCTATGCCAAACAGGATCTGACGCTCGATGCCGCTGGCGCGCCTGCCTTCGAATACACGTTCAAGCCGAAGGAGGTGAAATCCTACGCCAACTCGACGACCGCGTTTGATGATCTGCGCCTCGGCGACGGTGTCCGCCTCGATGCGGTTGTGTCGTCGCAGCCGAGCATCCGCGATGCGATCAAGGCCGGCTATCCGATCAAGCAGGTTGGCGAACCTGTCTTCTACGAGCCGCTGGCAGTCGCCATCGAACATGGCGACCAGGAACTGAGCGACAAGATCGCCGAAGCGATCAAGGCAATGCAGAGCGACGGCACGCTGAGCAAGCTTTCCGAGAAGTGGTACGGCGTCGACTACACCATCGTGAAGTAA
- a CDS encoding amino acid ABC transporter ATP-binding protein, giving the protein MNAETIIDVRNVSKWYGAFQVLTDINLTVRKGERIVICGPSGSGKSTLIRCFNRLEAHQEGEIVVNGINLHTKMRNVSDVRRNVGMVFQHFNLFPHMTVLMNCMVGPMWINGVPEAEARARALNFLERVRIPEQANKFPVQLSGGQQQRVAIARSLCMQPAVMLFDEPTSALDPEMVSEVLETMTSLAKDGMTMVCVTHEMGFARAVADRVIFMNSGQIVEEANPDEFFTNPRHERTKLFLSQILKH; this is encoded by the coding sequence ATGAATGCCGAGACCATCATCGACGTCAGAAACGTTTCCAAATGGTACGGCGCCTTCCAGGTGCTGACGGATATCAACCTGACGGTTCGCAAAGGCGAGCGCATCGTCATATGCGGCCCGTCCGGCTCCGGAAAATCCACGTTGATCCGTTGCTTCAATCGCCTGGAGGCACACCAGGAAGGTGAGATCGTTGTCAACGGCATCAACCTGCATACCAAGATGCGCAATGTCTCAGACGTGCGGCGCAATGTTGGAATGGTGTTCCAGCATTTCAACCTGTTTCCGCACATGACCGTGCTGATGAACTGCATGGTCGGGCCAATGTGGATCAATGGCGTCCCGGAAGCGGAGGCGCGGGCAAGAGCGCTCAATTTCCTGGAGCGGGTACGAATTCCGGAACAGGCCAACAAGTTCCCCGTCCAGCTTTCAGGTGGACAACAGCAGCGCGTCGCGATCGCGCGCTCGCTCTGCATGCAGCCGGCAGTGATGCTGTTTGACGAGCCGACATCCGCCCTCGACCCGGAGATGGTGTCGGAGGTTCTGGAAACCATGACGAGCCTGGCGAAGGACGGCATGACGATGGTCTGCGTCACGCACGAGATGGGGTTTGCCCGGGCGGTTGCCGACCGTGTGATCTTCATGAACTCCGGGCAGATCGTCGAGGAAGCAAACCCGGACGAGTTCTTTACCAATCCGCGGCACGAGCGGACGAAACTGTTCCTCAGCCAGATCCTGAAGCACTAG
- a CDS encoding isochorismatase family protein, translated as MDDLDVADAALLVMHYQADVFSILANEIPTDLLDRTNLLIGRWRETGNPTIFANFAIDYDTPSDNNMLISNIMKTGFFRDPAPVNGLDVAESDWRYACPRANVFHGTTLHEDLQAKGIKTLVMAGIASSGVLFSSVGWSSDADYKVYIVRDCCFDPDTVAHDALFRTSFATRATIV; from the coding sequence ATGGATGATTTGGACGTCGCCGATGCGGCTTTGTTGGTCATGCATTATCAGGCCGACGTCTTTTCGATCCTTGCAAACGAAATTCCAACGGATCTGCTCGACCGCACCAATTTACTGATTGGGCGGTGGCGTGAAACGGGGAACCCGACGATCTTCGCGAACTTCGCGATCGACTATGATACGCCCAGTGACAACAACATGTTGATCAGCAACATCATGAAGACAGGGTTCTTTCGTGACCCTGCGCCCGTCAATGGGCTTGATGTAGCCGAAAGCGACTGGCGATACGCATGTCCGCGCGCCAACGTATTTCATGGCACCACCTTGCACGAGGACCTGCAGGCGAAAGGCATCAAGACGTTGGTCATGGCCGGGATAGCAAGCAGCGGAGTCCTCTTCTCCAGCGTCGGGTGGTCAAGCGATGCAGACTACAAAGTCTACATCGTCCGTGACTGCTGCTTCGATCCCGACACCGTCGCGCATGACGCACTTTTCCGGACGAGTTTCGCCACCCGGGCTACGATAGTTTAG
- a CDS encoding bifunctional alpha/beta hydrolase/OsmC family protein has protein sequence MNFNTQRLEFAGHSGATLGARLDLPNGRVRAYAIFAHCFTCSKDLAAVRHVAAELAREGIAVLRFDFTGLGSSEGEFASTNFSSNIADLLSAADYLRRHFEAPSLLIGHSLGGAAVLAVAGHIPEVRAVATIGAPADVGHVLKNLGASLEEIEDRGSAKVDLAGRKFLIRRQFVEDARAHRILDAVAKLKKPLLVLHAPLDQTVGIENASDIFHAAKHPKSFVSLDKADHLLTNPADAAFAARIIAEWLGRYLVADPQQGTGPTEQVRVMETGEGKFQNLVQAGSHRLFADEPQSAGGLNSGPSPYDFLAIGLAACTSMTLRLYADHKKLALGRIKVEVSHSKVHARDCEECAASERAESGKIDRFERVISVASEVSDELRAKISEIADKCPVHRTLEGIATIKTAVR, from the coding sequence ATGAATTTCAACACTCAACGACTTGAATTTGCGGGCCATTCCGGCGCGACCCTCGGCGCGCGCCTCGACCTTCCCAACGGTCGCGTGCGGGCCTACGCGATTTTCGCCCACTGCTTCACCTGTTCCAAGGATTTGGCCGCGGTGCGTCACGTCGCGGCTGAACTTGCGCGTGAAGGGATCGCGGTCCTTCGTTTTGATTTTACGGGCTTGGGGTCGAGCGAGGGTGAGTTCGCCTCAACCAATTTCTCCTCCAACATTGCCGACCTGCTTTCGGCTGCAGATTATCTGCGCCGACACTTCGAGGCGCCGTCACTGTTGATCGGCCATTCCCTCGGCGGTGCCGCAGTTCTCGCGGTTGCCGGGCACATTCCCGAGGTCCGCGCGGTGGCGACGATCGGCGCACCCGCCGATGTCGGCCATGTGCTGAAAAACCTCGGGGCCAGCCTCGAGGAGATCGAGGATCGCGGTAGCGCCAAGGTCGATCTTGCCGGACGCAAATTCCTGATCAGAAGACAATTCGTCGAAGACGCCCGCGCGCATCGTATCCTCGATGCCGTCGCAAAGCTGAAGAAGCCCCTTCTCGTTCTTCATGCGCCGTTGGATCAGACGGTCGGTATCGAGAATGCGAGCGATATCTTCCACGCGGCAAAACACCCCAAGAGCTTTGTCTCCCTGGACAAGGCTGACCATCTGCTAACCAATCCTGCCGACGCCGCCTTCGCTGCCCGGATCATTGCCGAATGGCTGGGCCGCTATCTCGTGGCGGACCCGCAACAGGGCACGGGGCCGACGGAACAGGTTCGCGTGATGGAAACGGGGGAAGGCAAATTTCAGAACTTGGTCCAAGCCGGCAGCCACCGCCTTTTTGCCGACGAGCCACAAAGCGCGGGCGGGCTGAATTCCGGTCCATCGCCTTATGACTTTCTCGCGATCGGGCTCGCTGCGTGCACTTCGATGACGCTGCGCCTTTACGCCGACCACAAGAAACTGGCGCTGGGGCGCATCAAGGTGGAAGTCTCGCATTCCAAGGTTCACGCAAGAGATTGCGAAGAATGCGCTGCATCCGAACGCGCCGAAAGCGGAAAGATCGACCGATTCGAGCGGGTCATATCAGTCGCCAGCGAGGTTTCGGACGAACTTCGCGCCAAGATCTCCGAAATTGCCGACAAGTGCCCAGTTCATCGAACACTGGAAGGGATAGCCACGATAAAGACGGCCGTGAGATAA